In Xiphophorus couchianus chromosome 24, X_couchianus-1.0, whole genome shotgun sequence, a single genomic region encodes these proteins:
- the sonb gene encoding protein SON isoform X1: MAANIEQIFQDFILNKIREIEEQKDDKSSEATGADCEEKVSDAAKRSPPRAQHQDPSKSQKKQKKHKKHKSKKKRKNHEKDSSSESGADMEGQEPRKETPAPEMKEQGDKKSSSKREHSSGKKKKRKKKKRRRSGENTSDSDSEVTSKQKLNECLRPRQEQLPDIIPKQDSSNKGNGNEKRAGSRSPCPPSHSNSESHSSPAKSNPASSLRLHCQRSQAQSPSPSQCHQSESSPSETTGRLCESVLSAQCPSERPQSPVQSLSSAQRPLLAEERAEPKTAEPAENQDKTEKQGSGSSAHKPPTPSAPEQAPKSTAPQQKASEKPRSHDKSPARRKRKQSRSPDRNREKKSSKKRKRSNSHSRSHRRRSRSRSRSVRKRSRSRSAHRRTRRSRSRSASRNRRRLTYSQRDRWKREPSHSPVLILRKKRSPTRKDRSRSASPKRISELDKEQLLEIAKANAAAMCVKAGMPVPASLRTTALPLALPNMAMNAAMASMTAASVTAALSNMGTLSSLLPPHSVGNKPSILGIQSNSAALEEVKKKVAKQANSISIKEFTDKCKMIADSTGELPVALPHVSDEEDDGKLFGGSTIREQKVINFNINNTTVRPTSRSDAEMAKEFPVSSGSQHRKKEGEGVVAYGEWVPVEKTADKSTSTGKKSVSTAPSATSTSLSGEAASDSGLPDVIEQQVAPVPDSDSVFPEVRQQNVDITQAVTERIKAQRRLAENPYDVSAICMLSRAQEQVDAWAQSSNVPGLFTGSTGAQVLSSEELSTSGPQAWLKKDQFLRAAPVSGGVGEFLMRKMGWRTGEGLGRNREGTVEPIVIDFKVDRKGLVAEGEKPQKQTGGLVVTKDLMGKHPVSALIELCNKKRITQPEFVMVHHSGPDHRKSFLFKVTVNGVDYQPQTASPNKKHAKAMAATVALQALGEVPADGPGLYTGPVFTAASTGPLFST, encoded by the exons ATGGCGGCCAACATAGAACAAATTTTCCAGGATTTTATTCTAAACAAGATTCGAGAGATAGAGGAGCAGAAGGACGACAAAAG CAGCGAGGCAACAGGCGCGGACTGTGAAGAGAAAGTTAGTGATGCGGCAAAGAGAAGTCCTCCGAGAGCCCAGCATCAGGACCCCAGCAAGTCccagaagaagcagaagaagcacaaaaagcacaaaagcaagaagaagaggaagaaccATGAGAAGGACAGCAGTTCTGAGTCAGGAGCCGACATGGAGGGACAAGAGCCGAG AAAAGAGACACCAGCTCCAGAGATGAAGGAACAAG GTGACAAGAAGTCCAGCTCCAAAAGAGAGCACTCGTcgggaaagaagaagaagagaaagaagaagaagaggaggagaagtgGAGAGAACACGTCTGATTCGGACTCGGAAGTCACATCGAAGCAGAAGCTCAATGAATGTTTGCGACCTCGGCAGGAACAGCTGCCAGATATCATCCCCAAACAG GACAGCTCCAATAaaggaaatggaaatgaaaagagAGCTGGGAGCAGGAGCCCGTGTCCACCATCACATTCCAATTCTGAGTCCCATTCCTCCCCGGCGAAGAGCAACCCCGCCTCATCGCTGCGACTCCACTGCCAAAGATCACAGGCTCAATCACCGTCTCCTTCACAGTGCCACCAAAGCGAAAGCAG CCCGTCTGAGACGACAGGACGTTTGTGTGAGTCCGTGCTCAGTGCCCAGTGTCCTTCAGAAAGGCCCCAGTCGCCGGTGCAGAGCCTCAGTTCTGCACAGAGACCCCTGCTGGCAGAAGAGAGAGCTGAACCAAAAACAGCAGAGCCAGCGGAGAATCAAGACAAAACGGAAAAACAAG GTTCTGGTTCATCTGCCCACAAGCCGCCTACACCCTCTGCGCCCGAACAAGCCCCGAAGTCCACCGCCCCTCAGCAGAAAGCTTCAGAAAAGCCCAGGTCTCATGACAAGTCACCAGCTAGGAGGAAAAGAAAGCAGTCCCGGTCcccagacagaaacagagagaagaagtcatcaaagaagagaaaaagatcCAACTCCCACAGCAGGAGCCACAGGAGAAGGTCCAGATCCAGGAGCCGCTCAGTGAGGAAGAGGTCACGCTCCAG GTCGGCCCACCGGCGCACCCGGAGGTCCCGCTCACGGTCTGCATCGCGCAACCGTAGGAGGCTGACCTACAGCCAGAGGGACCGCTGGAAACGCGAACCGAGCCACTCCCCCGTCCTCATCCTGCGCAAAAAACGATCGCCCACAAGAAAGGACCGGAGCAGGAGTGCCAGCCCAAAACGCATCAGCGAACTGG ATAAGGAGCAGTTGTTGGAAATAGCCAAGGCCAATGCTGCTGCCATGTGTGTGAAGGCTGGGATGCCCGTCCCTGCCAGCCTTAGGACTACCGCGCTTCCTCTGGCCCTACCAAACATGGCCATGAACGCAGCGATGGCTAGCATGACTGCTG CGTCTGTGACTGCAGCTCTGTCTAACATGGGGACTCTGTCTTCGCTGCTCCCGCCGCACTCCGTCGGTAACAAGCCGTCTATCCTCGGCATCCAGTCCAACTCGGCCGCTCTGGAGGAAGTGAAAAAGAAAGTGGCGAAGCAGGCCAACAGCATTAGCATTAAGGAGTTTACTGAT aAATGCAAGATGATTGCAGACAGCACTGGAGAGCTGCCGGTGGCACTACCTCATGTTTCCGATGAAGAAGACGACGGCAAACTCTTTGGAGGATCAACCATTCGAGAGCAAAAAGTCATCAACTTCaacattaat AACACAACAGTTCGTCCAACATCGCGTAGTGATGCAGAAATGGCCAAGGAGTTTCCTGTGTCTTCAGGGTCACAGCATCGTAAGAAG GAGGGAGAAGGAGTGGTTGCCTATGGAGAGTGGGTTCCAGTTGAGAAAACAGCTGACAAATCTACGTCTACGGGCAAGAAGTCTGTGTCAACCGCTCCCTCGGCGACGTCCACCTCGCTGTCGGGCGAGGCGGCGTCAGATTCAGGGTTACCCGACGTCATCGAGCAGCAGGTAGCACCTGTACCCGACAGCGACAGTGTTTTCCCTGAAGTACGGCAGCAG AATGTGGATATCACCCAGGCAGTGACGGAGAGAATCAAAGCTCAGAGGCGATTGGCTGAGAACCCCTATGACGTCAGTGCCATTTGTATGCTCAGCCGCGCTCAAGAGCAG gtgGATGCTTGGGCTCAGTCCAGTAACGTTCCTGGTCTCTTTACTGGTTCTACTGGAGCCCAGGTTCTCAGCTCAGAGGAGCTGTCTACCAGCGGACCACAAGCATGGCTAAAGAAG GACCAGTTCCTCAGGGCGGCTCCGGTGTCGGGCGGCGTTGGGGAGTTCCTCATGAGGAAGATGGGCTGGAGAACGGGCGAGGGCTTAGGGAGGAACCGCGAGGGGACGGTGGAACCAATCGTCATTGACTTCAAGGTGGACAGAAAAG GTCTTGTTGCTGAGGGAGAAAAGCCACAGAAGCAAACAGGAGGACTTGTTGTAACCAAGGACCTAATGG GGAAGCACCCGGTTTCCGCTCTCATTGAGCTGTGCAACAAGAAGCGGATCACGCAGCCAGAATTCGTCATGGTTCACCACAGCGGACCGGACCACCGCAAGAGTTTCCTTTTCAAG GTCACTGTGAACGGGGTGGACTATCAGCCGCAAACCGCCAGTCCCAATAAGAAACACGCCAAGGCCATGGCAGCCACCGTCGCCCTGCAGGCTCTCGGAGAG GTTCCTGCAGACGGACCTGGACTCTACACCGGCCCCGTCTTCACTGCTGCCTCCACCGGCCCTCTGTTCTCCACGTAG
- the sonb gene encoding protein SON isoform X2 produces the protein MAANIEQIFQDFILNKIREIEEQKDDKSEATGADCEEKVSDAAKRSPPRAQHQDPSKSQKKQKKHKKHKSKKKRKNHEKDSSSESGADMEGQEPRKETPAPEMKEQGDKKSSSKREHSSGKKKKRKKKKRRRSGENTSDSDSEVTSKQKLNECLRPRQEQLPDIIPKQDSSNKGNGNEKRAGSRSPCPPSHSNSESHSSPAKSNPASSLRLHCQRSQAQSPSPSQCHQSESSPSETTGRLCESVLSAQCPSERPQSPVQSLSSAQRPLLAEERAEPKTAEPAENQDKTEKQGSGSSAHKPPTPSAPEQAPKSTAPQQKASEKPRSHDKSPARRKRKQSRSPDRNREKKSSKKRKRSNSHSRSHRRRSRSRSRSVRKRSRSRSAHRRTRRSRSRSASRNRRRLTYSQRDRWKREPSHSPVLILRKKRSPTRKDRSRSASPKRISELDKEQLLEIAKANAAAMCVKAGMPVPASLRTTALPLALPNMAMNAAMASMTAASVTAALSNMGTLSSLLPPHSVGNKPSILGIQSNSAALEEVKKKVAKQANSISIKEFTDKCKMIADSTGELPVALPHVSDEEDDGKLFGGSTIREQKVINFNINNTTVRPTSRSDAEMAKEFPVSSGSQHRKKEGEGVVAYGEWVPVEKTADKSTSTGKKSVSTAPSATSTSLSGEAASDSGLPDVIEQQVAPVPDSDSVFPEVRQQNVDITQAVTERIKAQRRLAENPYDVSAICMLSRAQEQVDAWAQSSNVPGLFTGSTGAQVLSSEELSTSGPQAWLKKDQFLRAAPVSGGVGEFLMRKMGWRTGEGLGRNREGTVEPIVIDFKVDRKGLVAEGEKPQKQTGGLVVTKDLMGKHPVSALIELCNKKRITQPEFVMVHHSGPDHRKSFLFKVTVNGVDYQPQTASPNKKHAKAMAATVALQALGEVPADGPGLYTGPVFTAASTGPLFST, from the exons ATGGCGGCCAACATAGAACAAATTTTCCAGGATTTTATTCTAAACAAGATTCGAGAGATAGAGGAGCAGAAGGACGACAAAAG CGAGGCAACAGGCGCGGACTGTGAAGAGAAAGTTAGTGATGCGGCAAAGAGAAGTCCTCCGAGAGCCCAGCATCAGGACCCCAGCAAGTCccagaagaagcagaagaagcacaaaaagcacaaaagcaagaagaagaggaagaaccATGAGAAGGACAGCAGTTCTGAGTCAGGAGCCGACATGGAGGGACAAGAGCCGAG AAAAGAGACACCAGCTCCAGAGATGAAGGAACAAG GTGACAAGAAGTCCAGCTCCAAAAGAGAGCACTCGTcgggaaagaagaagaagagaaagaagaagaagaggaggagaagtgGAGAGAACACGTCTGATTCGGACTCGGAAGTCACATCGAAGCAGAAGCTCAATGAATGTTTGCGACCTCGGCAGGAACAGCTGCCAGATATCATCCCCAAACAG GACAGCTCCAATAaaggaaatggaaatgaaaagagAGCTGGGAGCAGGAGCCCGTGTCCACCATCACATTCCAATTCTGAGTCCCATTCCTCCCCGGCGAAGAGCAACCCCGCCTCATCGCTGCGACTCCACTGCCAAAGATCACAGGCTCAATCACCGTCTCCTTCACAGTGCCACCAAAGCGAAAGCAG CCCGTCTGAGACGACAGGACGTTTGTGTGAGTCCGTGCTCAGTGCCCAGTGTCCTTCAGAAAGGCCCCAGTCGCCGGTGCAGAGCCTCAGTTCTGCACAGAGACCCCTGCTGGCAGAAGAGAGAGCTGAACCAAAAACAGCAGAGCCAGCGGAGAATCAAGACAAAACGGAAAAACAAG GTTCTGGTTCATCTGCCCACAAGCCGCCTACACCCTCTGCGCCCGAACAAGCCCCGAAGTCCACCGCCCCTCAGCAGAAAGCTTCAGAAAAGCCCAGGTCTCATGACAAGTCACCAGCTAGGAGGAAAAGAAAGCAGTCCCGGTCcccagacagaaacagagagaagaagtcatcaaagaagagaaaaagatcCAACTCCCACAGCAGGAGCCACAGGAGAAGGTCCAGATCCAGGAGCCGCTCAGTGAGGAAGAGGTCACGCTCCAG GTCGGCCCACCGGCGCACCCGGAGGTCCCGCTCACGGTCTGCATCGCGCAACCGTAGGAGGCTGACCTACAGCCAGAGGGACCGCTGGAAACGCGAACCGAGCCACTCCCCCGTCCTCATCCTGCGCAAAAAACGATCGCCCACAAGAAAGGACCGGAGCAGGAGTGCCAGCCCAAAACGCATCAGCGAACTGG ATAAGGAGCAGTTGTTGGAAATAGCCAAGGCCAATGCTGCTGCCATGTGTGTGAAGGCTGGGATGCCCGTCCCTGCCAGCCTTAGGACTACCGCGCTTCCTCTGGCCCTACCAAACATGGCCATGAACGCAGCGATGGCTAGCATGACTGCTG CGTCTGTGACTGCAGCTCTGTCTAACATGGGGACTCTGTCTTCGCTGCTCCCGCCGCACTCCGTCGGTAACAAGCCGTCTATCCTCGGCATCCAGTCCAACTCGGCCGCTCTGGAGGAAGTGAAAAAGAAAGTGGCGAAGCAGGCCAACAGCATTAGCATTAAGGAGTTTACTGAT aAATGCAAGATGATTGCAGACAGCACTGGAGAGCTGCCGGTGGCACTACCTCATGTTTCCGATGAAGAAGACGACGGCAAACTCTTTGGAGGATCAACCATTCGAGAGCAAAAAGTCATCAACTTCaacattaat AACACAACAGTTCGTCCAACATCGCGTAGTGATGCAGAAATGGCCAAGGAGTTTCCTGTGTCTTCAGGGTCACAGCATCGTAAGAAG GAGGGAGAAGGAGTGGTTGCCTATGGAGAGTGGGTTCCAGTTGAGAAAACAGCTGACAAATCTACGTCTACGGGCAAGAAGTCTGTGTCAACCGCTCCCTCGGCGACGTCCACCTCGCTGTCGGGCGAGGCGGCGTCAGATTCAGGGTTACCCGACGTCATCGAGCAGCAGGTAGCACCTGTACCCGACAGCGACAGTGTTTTCCCTGAAGTACGGCAGCAG AATGTGGATATCACCCAGGCAGTGACGGAGAGAATCAAAGCTCAGAGGCGATTGGCTGAGAACCCCTATGACGTCAGTGCCATTTGTATGCTCAGCCGCGCTCAAGAGCAG gtgGATGCTTGGGCTCAGTCCAGTAACGTTCCTGGTCTCTTTACTGGTTCTACTGGAGCCCAGGTTCTCAGCTCAGAGGAGCTGTCTACCAGCGGACCACAAGCATGGCTAAAGAAG GACCAGTTCCTCAGGGCGGCTCCGGTGTCGGGCGGCGTTGGGGAGTTCCTCATGAGGAAGATGGGCTGGAGAACGGGCGAGGGCTTAGGGAGGAACCGCGAGGGGACGGTGGAACCAATCGTCATTGACTTCAAGGTGGACAGAAAAG GTCTTGTTGCTGAGGGAGAAAAGCCACAGAAGCAAACAGGAGGACTTGTTGTAACCAAGGACCTAATGG GGAAGCACCCGGTTTCCGCTCTCATTGAGCTGTGCAACAAGAAGCGGATCACGCAGCCAGAATTCGTCATGGTTCACCACAGCGGACCGGACCACCGCAAGAGTTTCCTTTTCAAG GTCACTGTGAACGGGGTGGACTATCAGCCGCAAACCGCCAGTCCCAATAAGAAACACGCCAAGGCCATGGCAGCCACCGTCGCCCTGCAGGCTCTCGGAGAG GTTCCTGCAGACGGACCTGGACTCTACACCGGCCCCGTCTTCACTGCTGCCTCCACCGGCCCTCTGTTCTCCACGTAG